In one window of Cytophagaceae bacterium ABcell3 DNA:
- a CDS encoding ATP-binding cassette domain-containing protein has product MLTINHINKSFGNLHVLNDVSLKICQGGIFGLLGPNGAGKTTLIRLITKILLPDSGNIRYKDNELKDEDVNRFGYLPEERGLYKKMQVQEHLVYLARLKGMSGKDAKKKSLEMLDKFGLTPWAKKNIENLSKGMQQKVQFIATVLHEPDLIILDEPFSGFDPVNAITIKEEIFELQKKGATIIYSTHRMETVEEMCDHIALINKSRIILEGEPEKIRKTYRQNIFALETDKKPDMHLDILEEEISKTGTWKGRVRWADTSPNHLLHEIMKSATVLAFNEELPGIHEIFIRSVKEA; this is encoded by the coding sequence TTGCTAACAATCAATCACATAAATAAATCTTTTGGCAACCTTCATGTCCTCAATGACGTATCCTTAAAGATTTGTCAAGGGGGTATTTTTGGCCTTCTAGGACCCAACGGAGCAGGAAAAACTACGCTGATAAGATTAATAACAAAAATTCTCCTGCCCGACTCTGGCAATATACGCTATAAGGACAATGAGCTAAAAGATGAAGATGTCAACCGCTTTGGATACCTACCGGAAGAAAGGGGTCTGTATAAAAAAATGCAGGTACAAGAACACTTAGTTTACTTGGCCAGGTTAAAAGGCATGAGCGGGAAAGATGCCAAGAAGAAATCCCTAGAAATGCTAGATAAATTTGGCCTAACCCCTTGGGCCAAAAAGAACATCGAAAATCTTTCTAAAGGTATGCAGCAGAAAGTGCAGTTTATTGCCACTGTTCTACATGAACCAGATCTAATTATTTTGGATGAACCTTTTTCGGGATTCGACCCTGTAAATGCGATTACCATTAAAGAGGAAATATTTGAACTTCAGAAAAAAGGGGCAACCATAATCTACTCGACACACCGAATGGAAACAGTAGAGGAAATGTGCGACCATATAGCCTTGATCAACAAATCCCGGATCATTCTGGAGGGTGAACCCGAAAAGATAAGAAAAACATACAGACAGAACATATTTGCGCTGGAAACAGATAAAAAACCGGACATGCACCTGGACATATTAGAAGAAGAGATTTCAAAAACAGGAACTTGGAAGGGACGTGTCCGCTGGGCAGATACTTCGCCTAATCATTTGTTGCATGAAATAATGAAATCTGCCACAGTGCTAGCGTTCAACGAAGAGCTGCCCGGTATACATGAGATATTTATTAGAAGTGTCAAAGAAGCGTAA
- a CDS encoding ABC transporter permease has translation MNKIFHIILREYLTRIRKRSFIVMTLLGPLFFALLLIVPVWLNMATHEPKAVTVLDHSFLFTQKLRSTELLRFTYASGSLSEAKEAFAANDADMLLYIPPFSYQEDVNAELFAKSQTSPQDYEEISAIMGDVLLQHALTRHGLPKDYIAQVQNKISIATTDITDEFEGIHDLRAFSTAGLVSAILIYFFIFLYGVQVMRGVIEEKTNRIIEVIISSVKPFQLMMGKIIGIALLSITQFIIWLTLTAGVTTFIATRYQLDRFADENIHETLRTTTDIQQALEVNEVLNLIASVDFGTLLLTFAFYFLGGYLLYSALFAAIGSLADSETDTQQFMLPVTIPLIFSFVMAATVTENPHSPVAQWLSMIPFTSPIIMMVRIPFGVPWQELALSIAILCITFLIVTWLAARIYRVGILFYGKKASFKDAAKWLFSNS, from the coding sequence ATGAACAAAATTTTTCATATAATACTCAGGGAATACCTGACGCGCATCCGAAAAAGGTCTTTTATAGTAATGACTTTATTGGGGCCTTTATTTTTTGCATTGCTGTTGATTGTTCCGGTGTGGCTAAATATGGCTACCCATGAGCCTAAAGCAGTAACAGTACTCGACCATAGCTTTTTATTTACTCAAAAGCTAAGAAGTACAGAGCTTCTAAGATTTACCTACGCAAGCGGTTCGCTTTCGGAAGCCAAAGAAGCTTTTGCTGCCAATGACGCAGATATGCTGTTATACATCCCCCCCTTCTCTTATCAAGAAGATGTAAATGCCGAGCTTTTTGCAAAAAGTCAGACTAGCCCCCAAGATTATGAAGAAATTTCAGCTATTATGGGAGATGTCTTATTGCAACACGCACTGACAAGACATGGGCTACCCAAAGATTATATAGCACAAGTACAAAATAAAATATCTATTGCCACTACCGATATAACAGATGAATTTGAGGGCATTCACGATCTCAGGGCATTCAGCACCGCTGGATTGGTATCCGCTATACTCATTTATTTTTTCATTTTCCTTTACGGTGTTCAAGTAATGCGAGGAGTGATTGAAGAGAAGACAAATAGAATAATTGAAGTGATTATTTCATCTGTCAAACCATTTCAGCTAATGATGGGCAAAATTATAGGGATAGCATTATTAAGTATAACCCAGTTTATTATTTGGCTCACACTTACTGCAGGAGTAACTACATTTATAGCTACTAGGTACCAATTAGACAGGTTTGCGGATGAAAATATTCATGAAACCTTAAGGACTACCACAGACATTCAGCAAGCGTTAGAGGTCAACGAGGTTTTGAACTTAATAGCTTCTGTAGATTTTGGCACTTTGCTACTCACTTTTGCTTTTTACTTTTTAGGAGGGTATTTACTGTACAGTGCCTTATTTGCTGCCATAGGATCATTGGCTGATTCAGAAACTGACACGCAACAGTTTATGCTCCCCGTCACTATTCCGCTCATTTTCTCATTTGTTATGGCTGCAACAGTTACAGAAAACCCTCACAGTCCAGTGGCGCAATGGCTGTCCATGATTCCTTTTACGTCACCTATAATAATGATGGTCAGAATACCCTTCGGTGTACCATGGCAAGAACTGGCGCTTTCTATAGCAATATTATGTATTACTTTTCTGATAGTTACTTGGCTTGCCGCACGAATATACCGTGTGGGCATATTATTTTATGGTAAAAAAGCGTCTTTTAAAGATGCTGCCAAATGGTTGTTCAGTAACAGTTGA
- the gmk gene encoding guanylate kinase has protein sequence MHNGKLIIFSAPSGSGKTTIVKHLLKTRNDLGFSISACTRDKRGRNEEHGKDYYFLTPEDFKKRIDNNEFVEWEEVYPGAFYGTLRTEIERLWSEGKHVIFDVDVKGGLNIKKQYGDKALAIFVKCPSQAVLERRLRERNTESEEAISARLFKVNFEMSFEDKFDTTLVNNDLEASLAEADNLVENFLKS, from the coding sequence ATGCACAACGGTAAGCTTATCATCTTTTCGGCACCTTCCGGGTCGGGTAAAACAACTATTGTCAAACACCTTTTAAAAACCAGAAACGATCTGGGTTTTTCTATTTCGGCCTGCACCAGAGATAAAAGGGGGAGGAACGAAGAGCATGGTAAAGATTACTATTTTTTGACACCTGAGGATTTTAAAAAACGTATAGACAACAATGAGTTTGTTGAATGGGAGGAAGTTTATCCGGGGGCTTTTTATGGAACTTTGCGTACGGAAATCGAACGTCTTTGGTCTGAAGGAAAACATGTGATCTTTGATGTTGATGTCAAAGGAGGACTCAATATCAAAAAGCAGTATGGGGATAAAGCCTTGGCTATTTTTGTGAAATGCCCAAGTCAGGCTGTGTTGGAAAGAAGACTTCGTGAACGAAATACTGAATCTGAAGAAGCTATTTCTGCCAGGCTTTTTAAAGTCAATTTTGAAATGTCGTTTGAAGACAAGTTTGACACTACTCTTGTCAATAACGATCTTGAAGCGTCTTTGGCAGAAGCTGACAATTTAGTTGAAAACTTTCTGAAAAGTTAA
- a CDS encoding anti-sigma factor produces the protein MEKDYSGKENRYVKSGFCNDRTYCLKVLRGVLDKESSLEEEAYFMEHISECPSCHQLYQVESAIKNVVVKKIEKKPVPVYLADNIRNKLKKI, from the coding sequence ATGGAGAAAGATTACTCTGGAAAAGAAAATCGCTATGTGAAAAGTGGTTTTTGCAATGACAGGACTTATTGTCTTAAAGTATTGAGAGGGGTGTTGGACAAGGAATCTTCATTAGAAGAGGAAGCATATTTCATGGAACACATTTCTGAGTGTCCATCATGTCACCAACTTTATCAGGTAGAATCTGCAATTAAAAATGTAGTTGTTAAAAAAATTGAAAAAAAGCCGGTTCCGGTGTATCTTGCCGATAATATACGTAACAAGCTAAAAAAAATATAG
- a CDS encoding sigma-70 family RNA polymerase sigma factor, translated as MQEENINKEINKAQKDSQFEKEFMPLIDSLYNFAYRLTLDEDDANDLVQETYMKAYRFFGSYEQGTNAKAWLFRILKNSFINDFRKKSKEPSKVDYQEVESFYNSDDVDADITTDLRIDSLQEMIGDEVANALNSLAVDFRTIIILCDLEGFTYEEMSKILDIPIGTVRSRLHRARNLLKEKLREYAGHMGYNNEQ; from the coding sequence ATGCAAGAAGAAAATATAAATAAAGAGATTAATAAGGCTCAAAAGGACAGTCAATTTGAAAAGGAGTTTATGCCTTTGATTGACAGCCTTTATAACTTCGCCTATAGGTTGACCCTGGATGAGGACGATGCTAATGACCTTGTGCAGGAAACTTATATGAAGGCTTACCGTTTTTTCGGGTCTTATGAACAAGGAACTAATGCTAAAGCATGGTTGTTCCGTATCCTGAAAAACAGCTTTATTAATGACTTTAGGAAAAAAAGCAAAGAGCCATCTAAGGTAGATTATCAGGAAGTAGAATCATTCTACAATTCGGATGATGTGGATGCAGACATTACCACAGACCTTCGGATTGACTCTTTGCAAGAAATGATTGGAGATGAAGTGGCAAATGCCCTGAACTCTCTGGCTGTTGATTTTCGGACTATAATCATACTCTGTGACCTTGAAGGTTTCACCTATGAAGAAATGTCTAAAATCCTGGACATACCAATTGGTACTGTAAGGTCGAGGCTGCACAGAGCCCGGAATCTCCTGAAAGAGAAACTCAGGGAGTATGCAGGACATATGGGATATAACAATGAGCAATAA
- a CDS encoding O-antigen ligase family protein → MPISSQSPERVSGFIYMMAIISVVLLITGMFFSRAMMSIGMITAGLLFFNPLQIKNNFSRFLKSRELLCLSAIFLVYLLSGIYSEDQATLAERLTIKLPFLIMPLGFAAFPYFNTRHFNNLLYYFLILTSAASIWSLAQYIANYQEITASYLSAKVIPTLVNHIRFSLMTAFAIFAGYYLIAQKHYFISIKEKYFIATLTLILFVFLHILSVRSGLLAFYATAATLLFIHTLKSDKKTESIAILSALFILPIAAYFLSPTLKNKISYSIEDTSRFFNNEDVNDYSDGNRLLSWKIGIEVGNTNPLIGAGVGDVKNLSFDIYKNRYPEIEADNHLIPHNQFIFVYAAGGLLGVLIFSFATFYPLAINYSKFLFAAINIVFISSYISEATVETQLGTCIYLTFFLLTWNYYKGKEPKKEVEGTAEKAQVA, encoded by the coding sequence ATGCCTATATCGTCTCAATCGCCTGAAAGAGTATCAGGATTTATTTATATGATGGCCATTATTTCTGTAGTCTTGCTCATTACAGGAATGTTTTTCTCTAGAGCAATGATGAGCATTGGGATGATTACCGCAGGGCTTTTGTTCTTCAATCCACTTCAAATAAAAAACAACTTTTCGAGGTTCCTCAAAAGCAGAGAACTGTTATGCCTCAGCGCCATCTTTCTTGTCTATTTATTGAGTGGCATATACTCAGAAGACCAAGCTACTTTGGCAGAACGTCTTACCATTAAATTGCCGTTTCTTATTATGCCTCTGGGCTTTGCAGCATTCCCTTATTTCAATACAAGGCATTTCAACAACCTGCTCTATTACTTCCTCATACTCACCTCAGCAGCCTCTATATGGAGCCTGGCCCAATATATTGCCAACTACCAAGAAATAACAGCATCGTACCTTTCGGCGAAAGTAATACCGACATTGGTAAACCATATTAGGTTCAGCTTAATGACGGCCTTCGCAATATTTGCAGGTTACTACCTGATCGCCCAGAAACATTATTTCATTTCAATCAAAGAAAAATACTTTATTGCTACACTAACTTTAATACTATTCGTATTCCTCCATATTTTGTCCGTAAGAAGCGGTTTGCTTGCCTTTTATGCAACCGCAGCTACTTTACTATTTATTCATACTTTAAAATCAGACAAAAAGACAGAAAGCATTGCCATTTTGTCAGCACTATTCATTCTACCTATAGCCGCCTATTTTCTGTCTCCAACCCTCAAAAATAAAATAAGCTACAGCATAGAGGACACTTCCCGATTCTTTAATAATGAAGATGTCAATGACTACTCTGATGGCAACCGTCTACTTTCATGGAAAATCGGTATTGAAGTAGGCAATACAAATCCTTTAATCGGTGCTGGGGTGGGAGATGTCAAAAACCTATCATTTGACATATATAAAAACCGTTATCCAGAAATAGAAGCGGACAACCACCTAATTCCGCACAACCAGTTTATTTTTGTATATGCAGCAGGGGGCTTACTAGGAGTGCTAATCTTCAGTTTCGCAACTTTCTATCCTCTAGCGATTAATTATAGCAAATTTCTTTTTGCTGCAATAAACATTGTTTTTATATCTTCCTATATTTCGGAAGCCACTGTAGAAACACAGCTAGGAACGTGCATTTACCTAACGTTTTTCCTCTTAACATGGAATTATTATAAAGGGAAGGAGCCTAAAAAAGAAGTTGAGGGTACCGCCGAGAAAGCTCAGGTAGCTTAG
- a CDS encoding glycosyltransferase family 2 protein: MGSPFYITNSPDMPEISVVIITYNEEGNIERCLKSVKAVADEIVVLDSFSTDRTEEICKKYGVKFFQHAFDGHIQQKNRAITYASYPHVLSLDADEALGETLTESILKVKKEWACDGYYMNRLTNYCGQWIRHSGWYPDRKLRLWDSRKGAWGGQNPHDKYELQTGCKTQVLKGDLLHYSYYSIEEHYAQVDKFSKIAAKVLYEEGKNVSLFFVYLKAVAKFIRNYFIKRGFLDGKMGFTVCRITAYETYLKYHRLRTMNRNR; this comes from the coding sequence ATGGGCAGTCCTTTTTATATTACTAATAGCCCGGACATGCCAGAAATTTCTGTTGTTATTATTACTTATAATGAAGAGGGGAACATCGAAAGGTGCTTGAAGTCGGTAAAAGCTGTAGCTGATGAAATTGTAGTGCTCGACTCATTTTCTACCGACCGAACAGAGGAAATTTGTAAAAAGTATGGTGTTAAATTTTTTCAGCATGCTTTTGATGGCCATATTCAACAAAAGAATCGGGCTATTACCTATGCTTCTTACCCCCATGTGCTGTCTTTAGATGCTGACGAAGCATTGGGTGAAACACTTACAGAGTCTATTTTAAAGGTGAAAAAGGAGTGGGCTTGCGATGGCTACTATATGAACCGGCTTACCAATTATTGTGGGCAGTGGATCAGGCACAGTGGGTGGTATCCTGACAGAAAGCTTAGGTTGTGGGACAGTAGAAAAGGTGCTTGGGGCGGTCAAAATCCACATGATAAATATGAGCTTCAGACCGGATGCAAAACGCAAGTACTAAAAGGTGATCTCTTGCACTATAGTTACTATTCCATTGAGGAGCATTATGCCCAGGTAGATAAGTTTTCTAAAATTGCTGCTAAGGTTTTATATGAAGAAGGTAAGAATGTATCTTTGTTTTTTGTCTACCTCAAAGCCGTAGCTAAGTTTATAAGGAATTACTTTATTAAGCGTGGCTTTTTGGATGGTAAAATGGGTTTTACTGTATGCAGAATAACAGCTTACGAGACCTATCTTAAGTACCACAGGTTAAGAACCATGAACAGGAATAGGTGA
- the ahcY gene encoding adenosylhomocysteinase, with amino-acid sequence MVETYQKFKVKDISLADWGRKEIKLAEAEMPGLMAIREEFGAQKPLKGARIAGCLHMTIQTAVLIETLIELGAEVTWSSCNIFSTQDHAAAAIAATGVSVYAWKGMTEEEFNWCIEQTLFFGEDRKPLNMILDDGGDLTNMVLDKYPHLVKDIKGVSEETTTGVLRLHEREKNGTLPLPAININDSVTKSKFDNKYGCKESLVDAIRRATDVMMAGKVAVVAGYGDVGKGSAQSLRGAGARVIVTEIDPICALQAAMDGFEVKKMDDAVKRADIVVTATGNKDIIVGKHFKAMKDKAIVCNIGHFDNEIDMAWLNKACGDSMENIKPQVDKYTLDGKDIIVLAEGRLVNLGCATGHPSFVMSNSFTNQVLAQIELWQYADKYENKVYTLPKHLDEKVAMLHLGKIGVELETLTKDQADYIGVPVKGPFKSDAYRY; translated from the coding sequence ATGGTTGAAACATATCAGAAATTTAAGGTCAAAGATATTAGTCTTGCCGATTGGGGCAGAAAAGAAATAAAACTTGCCGAAGCAGAAATGCCTGGTCTTATGGCAATCAGGGAAGAGTTTGGTGCTCAAAAACCTTTAAAAGGAGCGCGTATAGCCGGTTGCTTGCATATGACTATTCAAACGGCAGTGCTCATTGAAACTTTAATTGAGTTGGGCGCTGAAGTTACTTGGTCTTCTTGTAATATATTTTCCACCCAAGATCATGCCGCTGCTGCCATCGCTGCTACCGGAGTTTCTGTATATGCCTGGAAAGGTATGACCGAAGAGGAGTTTAACTGGTGCATTGAGCAAACCTTATTTTTTGGGGAGGACAGAAAGCCCTTAAACATGATTCTTGATGATGGTGGCGACCTTACCAATATGGTACTGGATAAATACCCACACCTGGTAAAAGATATCAAAGGTGTTTCGGAAGAAACAACCACAGGTGTGTTGAGATTGCACGAAAGAGAGAAAAACGGAACTTTGCCGCTTCCTGCCATTAACATCAACGACTCTGTAACTAAGTCTAAGTTTGACAACAAGTACGGATGTAAAGAATCTTTGGTAGACGCTATTAGAAGGGCCACAGATGTAATGATGGCTGGTAAGGTAGCTGTTGTAGCTGGATATGGCGATGTTGGTAAAGGCTCTGCTCAATCTTTAAGAGGTGCAGGGGCAAGGGTAATCGTTACTGAAATTGATCCTATATGCGCACTGCAGGCTGCTATGGATGGTTTTGAAGTAAAGAAAATGGATGATGCAGTGAAAAGAGCAGATATTGTAGTAACTGCTACTGGAAATAAAGATATTATTGTCGGAAAACATTTCAAGGCAATGAAAGACAAGGCCATTGTATGTAACATTGGGCATTTCGACAATGAAATTGACATGGCTTGGTTGAACAAAGCTTGTGGTGACAGTATGGAAAATATCAAACCTCAGGTTGATAAATATACCCTTGATGGCAAGGACATTATTGTGCTTGCTGAAGGTAGATTGGTAAACCTTGGCTGTGCTACAGGTCACCCGTCTTTTGTAATGTCAAACTCGTTTACCAATCAGGTACTTGCCCAAATAGAATTATGGCAGTATGCTGATAAATACGAGAATAAGGTTTATACCCTTCCGAAGCATTTGGACGAAAAAGTGGCTATGCTTCACTTGGGTAAAATTGGCGTAGAGCTAGAAACACTTACCAAAGACCAAGCTGATTATATAGGTGTTCCTGTAAAAGGGCCTTTCAAGTCAGACGCTTATAGGTACTAA
- a CDS encoding biotin--[acetyl-CoA-carboxylase] ligase has protein sequence MKECRSTNALMVEKLSAPLPEGTVLITSCQTAGQGQRGSSWEAEPDKNLTFSLLLKPSFLPISDQFYLNMVICLAISDTLTQYTSKKVTIKWPNDIYVEAKKICGILINNFLKGCQFEHVVVGIGLNVNQENFQEPKAVSLKMIEQKEVNLVEVLEILLGNIEKWYLALMQKKYKNIQENYLSKMFRINEKHLYRSDGIFEGTIRGIDPTGKLAVETEVGIRYFCLKEIEYVM, from the coding sequence GTGAAAGAATGTCGTTCAACCAATGCGCTGATGGTTGAAAAGCTTTCTGCCCCATTGCCGGAAGGTACAGTTTTGATTACTTCTTGCCAAACCGCCGGCCAAGGCCAAAGAGGGAGTTCATGGGAGGCCGAGCCTGATAAAAACCTAACTTTTTCCTTGCTCCTGAAGCCTTCGTTTCTCCCTATCTCTGATCAATTTTATTTGAATATGGTAATATGTTTGGCTATCTCTGATACCTTAACACAATACACATCAAAAAAGGTCACAATTAAATGGCCAAATGATATTTATGTTGAAGCTAAAAAAATATGTGGTATTCTAATAAATAATTTTTTAAAAGGTTGCCAATTCGAGCATGTTGTTGTTGGTATAGGGCTAAATGTCAATCAGGAAAATTTTCAAGAACCTAAAGCGGTTTCACTGAAAATGATTGAGCAAAAGGAGGTTAACTTAGTGGAAGTGCTTGAGATTTTATTAGGTAACATCGAAAAGTGGTATTTGGCGTTGATGCAAAAAAAATATAAAAACATTCAGGAAAATTATTTATCAAAAATGTTTCGCATCAATGAGAAACATTTATACCGGTCTGACGGTATTTTTGAAGGTACTATAAGAGGGATAGACCCAACTGGTAAATTGGCCGTTGAAACAGAAGTGGGTATCAGGTATTTCTGTCTCAAGGAAATTGAATATGTGATGTGA
- the rsfS gene encoding ribosome silencing factor, with translation MKVNKTVNNKVSLKDIIVHGMKEKKATDITIIDLRSIKNSVADYFILCCGTSDTQVDAIADSIEEEVYKETEQNPWHKEGKINKEWILLDYVDTVAHVFKKDKRDFYALEELWGDAKIISVE, from the coding sequence ATAAAAGTGAATAAAACTGTTAACAACAAGGTTAGCCTAAAAGACATTATAGTACATGGAATGAAGGAAAAAAAGGCTACAGATATAACAATCATTGATTTAAGGAGTATTAAGAATTCTGTAGCAGACTATTTTATTTTATGTTGTGGTACCTCCGACACCCAAGTAGATGCCATAGCCGATTCCATAGAAGAAGAAGTGTATAAAGAAACAGAGCAAAACCCTTGGCACAAAGAAGGGAAAATTAACAAAGAATGGATTTTACTAGATTATGTAGATACTGTTGCACATGTTTTTAAGAAAGACAAAAGAGATTTTTATGCCCTTGAAGAACTATGGGGCGACGCAAAAATAATTTCGGTTGAATAA
- the ftsH gene encoding ATP-dependent zinc metalloprotease FtsH, with product MTDNNSKKKKLIPKTPQKPNFQIWIIVILLLMVFGIAIFNKSSSAVEISQRRFEEMYRRHDVQRVVVVTNEKIVEVTLREEVLENDAYKDYTSQKSAFNISHGPHYYFRIIDPATFKEDFDRLEASVDPEHHVDFSIDTRSDFSNVLVNWGFIFLILFGFWFLMRRVTSGGPGGQIFNIGKSKAALFDAENKVKITFADVAGLEEGKEEVKEIVEFLKNPTKFTKLGGKIPKGALLVGPPGTGKTLLAKAVAGEAGVPFFSLSGSDFVEMFVGVGAARVRDLFKQAKEKAPCIIFIDEIDAIGRSRGKGQMPGSNDERENTLNSLLVEMDGFSTDSGVIILAATNRPDVLDSALLRPGRFDRQISIDKPDIVGREHIFKVHLNPLKLSSEVDPKKLAAQTPGFAGAEIANVCNEAALIAARRNKAEVEMIDFQDAIDRVIGGLEKKNKIISPEEKKIVAYHEAGHAVAGWFLEHADPLVKVSIVPRGVAALGYAQYLPKEQFLYTTEQLLDEMCMSLGGRAAEDIVFGKISTGALSDLERITKMAYSIVTMYGMNKQIGNISYYDSKEGDRFNKPYSESTAETIDNEVRSIVSDAYERTKQLLTDKRKELEVVAQELLKKEIIFQSDLEELIGKRPFDKETTYQAYTRKGNGTSEEIVVEEKKEVEKPTEEPKKENKPNKDTGSTDE from the coding sequence ATGACAGATAATAACTCTAAAAAGAAGAAACTAATCCCCAAAACCCCTCAAAAACCAAACTTTCAGATTTGGATAATAGTCATTCTGTTGTTAATGGTTTTTGGTATAGCCATTTTCAACAAAAGCTCTTCTGCTGTCGAAATTTCACAGAGAAGGTTTGAGGAAATGTACCGCAGGCACGATGTGCAGCGGGTAGTGGTTGTAACTAATGAAAAGATAGTAGAAGTAACCTTAAGAGAGGAAGTTCTTGAAAATGACGCTTACAAGGACTATACCTCACAAAAGTCTGCTTTTAATATTAGCCATGGTCCTCACTATTACTTTAGGATAATAGACCCAGCCACCTTCAAAGAAGATTTTGACAGGCTGGAAGCCAGTGTAGACCCTGAACACCATGTCGACTTTAGTATTGACACCAGATCGGACTTTTCTAATGTACTGGTCAACTGGGGCTTTATATTCCTGATCCTGTTCGGATTCTGGTTCTTGATGAGAAGGGTAACCTCAGGAGGCCCTGGTGGGCAGATATTTAATATTGGCAAATCCAAAGCCGCTTTATTTGATGCTGAAAACAAAGTAAAGATTACTTTTGCTGATGTTGCAGGCTTAGAAGAAGGCAAGGAAGAAGTAAAGGAAATAGTAGAGTTCTTAAAGAACCCAACCAAGTTTACGAAACTAGGCGGTAAAATACCTAAAGGTGCTTTATTGGTAGGTCCTCCGGGTACTGGTAAAACCTTACTGGCAAAAGCTGTTGCTGGCGAAGCAGGCGTACCGTTTTTCTCTCTTTCCGGCTCTGACTTTGTAGAAATGTTCGTTGGTGTTGGTGCAGCCAGGGTAAGAGACTTGTTCAAGCAAGCAAAAGAAAAAGCACCATGTATCATCTTTATTGATGAGATTGATGCCATAGGTCGTTCAAGAGGAAAAGGTCAAATGCCAGGTTCTAATGACGAACGTGAAAACACCCTTAACTCTTTGCTTGTAGAAATGGACGGTTTCTCTACTGATTCTGGAGTAATCATTCTAGCAGCAACTAACCGCCCAGACGTACTGGACTCTGCGTTGCTTAGACCAGGCAGGTTTGATAGGCAAATAAGTATAGACAAGCCAGATATTGTAGGAAGAGAGCATATATTTAAAGTACACCTTAACCCTTTAAAGCTTTCATCAGAGGTAGATCCTAAAAAACTAGCAGCCCAGACTCCTGGGTTTGCAGGTGCAGAAATTGCCAATGTTTGCAACGAAGCAGCGCTTATCGCAGCCAGAAGAAACAAAGCAGAAGTTGAAATGATTGACTTCCAAGACGCGATAGATAGGGTAATAGGTGGTCTTGAAAAGAAAAATAAAATCATCTCTCCTGAAGAAAAGAAAATAGTAGCATATCACGAGGCTGGACATGCTGTAGCAGGTTGGTTCCTGGAGCATGCAGACCCTTTGGTTAAAGTAAGTATTGTACCAAGAGGAGTGGCAGCATTAGGTTATGCTCAATACTTGCCTAAAGAGCAGTTCTTGTATACCACTGAGCAGCTATTGGACGAAATGTGTATGTCTTTAGGTGGTAGGGCTGCAGAAGATATTGTATTTGGCAAAATCTCTACCGGCGCACTTAGTGACCTGGAAAGAATAACCAAAATGGCATACAGTATTGTTACCATGTATGGTATGAATAAGCAGATAGGGAACATTTCTTATTACGACAGCAAAGAAGGCGACAGGTTCAACAAGCCATACTCTGAGTCAACAGCAGAAACTATTGACAATGAAGTAAGAAGCATCGTCTCTGATGCTTATGAAAGAACTAAGCAATTGCTGACTGATAAAAGAAAAGAGTTAGAAGTTGTTGCCCAAGAGCTTTTAAAGAAAGAAATCATTTTCCAATCTGACCTGGAAGAGTTAATTGGAAAAAGGCCTTTCGACAAAGAAACAACTTACCAGGCATATACCAGAAAAGGCAATGGTACTTCTGAAGAAATAGTTGTTGAAGAAAAAAAGGAAGTGGAAAAGCCAACAGAAGAGCCTAAAAAAGAAAATAAGCCAAACAAAGACACAGGTAGCACTGACGAATGA